In Aedes albopictus strain Foshan chromosome 3, AalbF5, whole genome shotgun sequence, the genomic window TATGctctaaacccatgcaatatgggtttatttggtacgggaaagatgtctgaagtccaaaaatgacgacccaaATATCCTAGATGGTGGTTTAAAATAGAgcccctatagccgaggcggtaaacgcacgggtattcagcatgaccatgcggagggtgacgggttcgattcccggtcggtccaggaacttttcgtaaaggaaatttccttgacttccttgggcatagagtatcttcgtgcctgccacacgatatacacatgcaaaatggtcattggcataggaagctctcagttaataactgtggaagtgctcatagaacactaagctgagaagcaggctttgtcccagtgaggacgttaagccaagaagaggagagaggaggcgGTTTAAAATCCAATATGCCGGCTGTTTAATAGTGTTCCAGACCCTAACAATGCAATATAGGTATGTGTGGgatggagaagatgtctggagcccaaaaatggtgaccagaatatctaagagggcggcctaaaatccaatatggcggctccaaattcaagatggcgactgtttaatgaagttttggcTCTAAAACTATTCAAAATGGATATATTTGGTCTACAGCCTACAGTCCAAAAAATAGCGAACAAAATATATAAGATGGTGACCTGAAATCCtatatggcggctcaaaattcaagatggcgactgtttaattgtgttgagggtctgttccaattggcgaattaaaactaATTATTACTTaactttgacagttcgacacctaaacatgacagttctcctaaggcaATAATTATTgcactgtcaagtttaagtgaaatataattttaattctcccattggaacagaccctcacgaagaaaaaaataaagtcaagtcaatcatattgcggtcccaaacaagcatatttgtgcacagacttttatataatcctatTTCGAGATTGTATTGCGCATAATAGAATAGGTCGAAGAATAATGGAAGCTTTAATTAAGCAGAATTGATGATCTCTTTAGAACAATAAGTATGGTTGATTCAATCATAATATacttacatcaacaatatttatggttgATGATTTGACAGTTCACTTATTGTCATGgtagattcaagcatgtttatgttTAACTTGACCCTTAACTTGAGGCTTGAACTAACTATACCGAATGATTGATTTAAGGTGCTTCAAGCATACATAGAAAATCGCTGTTGTTTCAttcaaaaaatgatgaaaatcttcaaattttTGCATAAACGCTTCCATAATAGTAGTATGTGTGTGAAATATGTTCTAACAAGTCTATTTAATGAAAGCTTACGCTCACTTCAACAACAGGTAGCAGGAAAATAAGAGAATCTTGTTGAAAGAATGACTTCGCCAAAAAGGCCCTTTCACCGTTGCAAAGACCACTTTTCTCACTTTTTCTTATCGAAATATGCTCCTCAGAGGATGAAGCAAGccatttcttgagattttttttgttcaaacttGTCTTTATTGAAGTACAACCTTATATCTACAATTATAATAATTCAAACCTAAAATTATTTACATTAATATTTGCTTCAGGGGTATTGCACACGAAATTTAAGAATTTGGCAAAAATAATCCTTACTTCTAGCGCTTCTCTGGATGGTACACCTCGTAGTTCAGGAAACAAGAAATAAACAGGACTTTTACAACGAAGTGATGGCATGATATGGGATATTTGTGTTTTTACGAAGATCCATATAGGGTTGGATATTCGACATTCGAAGAGTTTATGCTCAACTGTGTCCACAATTCCCGGGCAATGGTGGCAGTTTGGAGAAATTCGGCGATTTTGCTTGAAAAGTAACTCGTTCGTTGTTATCTTCCCATGAATAGCTGCATTCCAAACAGAACGATGAGCAGACGATATCCGGCGATCCAGGACATTTTTGAAGACGAGGTTCCAACGACGATTAGCATGCAGCAACGGCGGATCGCTCTCTTCTGATATTAGTTCGCTGTAGATGTTGGAAGAGCTGTGTTGCAGTAGAGTCCTTTGAGATAGTGTAGCTACTTCTAACGCAAAGGCCTTGACCTGGGGCAAGGCAGCAGGAATTCGGAGAACATCGTCCGTGTTCAAAAAACTCCTCaagaaaggaaggttatgcaagtTTAGAAGAGTTCTATTCACGAGTAATGACACCGATTTCAATCCTGGAGAGTGTAGGTTCAAACCGCCTCGAATCCTCGGGAGAAAGAGTGTTTCCAAGCGAATGTGGTTTTTCCCACCGATCCAAAGGAAGTTTCggtattctttaagaatttgGGTTTCGAACTTTTTCGGCAATGGAAGTGTAGAGGCTGTGTACCATAGTTTTGATGATACAAAGGTGTTTATCAATGTGATTTTTTGAAGCAGATTTAACGACCGCGCTCTCCCCATCCAAAGACGCCATTTCAAGTTTTTGATAACATTTGTCCAGGTTTTCTCCATAGTGTCTTTCACTTTTTCAGTGAAGTATATTCCTAATATTTTAATCGAGCTTACGAAGTTTAGCCACTGCATCGAATCCTGTGATGGCATTTCACCAATTTTAAGAGCCAACGTTTTCTGAAGATTGAGAATTGCCCCTGAAACATTCCGGAAATCATGTATGATTCTCACAACCTGCTGAAGCGTCCGATAATCAGGAACAAAGATACTAATGTGATCCGCATACACGTTGAGTGCGCCCCCGGCACAACCGGCAGCAACAATCTTGTCAATTAATGGCTGCATGTATAACACGAACAAGACCCCTTAAGTATGGTCTCCTTGTCTCACCGACCTACATATTCGAAAGGGTCGAGTTAACTTGCCATTTATGAGTACTCTGGAGAAAGAGTTTTCCATTATATTTCGAAGTAGTTCTACTGCTTGTGCGTTGAAGTTCATGTGTTGCATAGTCTCTAGTAAAAAGCTGTGCTTGACTCTATCAAACGCATGATCAAGGTCAAAAGACACCAGCATAGATGATTGTCGGTGGTGTTTTAAGGAAGCAATTTTGTCTAAAATTTTCAGTGTAGCCTGAAAGATATTATTCTGTGCATTTGAGCATTTTTGATGTTTTGACAGTACTAACTCCATCAGTGGTGTCATTCTGTGTTTTAGGACCCTGGTGAAAGTTTTGAAATCGAAATTCAATAGGGTGATCGGACGATAACCATGCACAGTTTTACAACACCCTTTCTTTTTTACCAGAACTACAACGCCATTCATGAATTTTTGGTTCACGTTAGGGGACTGTATGAACTCGTTCAAAACCAGAGTGAATTCGCGGTGTATTGTGTTCCAACACTTCGTGTAGAATTCCCTGGGTAGCCCGTCTTCTCCTGGTGATTTCCTTGGACAGCTATTCTTGATACAGAGGTAGATTTCGTCCGATGTGATTGGATCCATAAGCTTGTCGTTAAAACTGTTGTTGTCAGGGATTCGACGCGATGGTAGGAAATCGTTTGTTGCTGCATTTTGGTCAACATCTTgaaaaagattttcaaaaaacgaGACTATATTTTGTTCGATTTCACTCCCGTCATTGGTTACGTTTCCATCAATCTCCAACTCACGAATCAGTGTTCTCGAACGTTTGTATTGCTTCTCAGATAGATGAAAAAGAGATGTTGGTTCTCCTTGAATGAAAGATTCGTTGGTGTTTTGCCAATTTCTAGTAGATTCCCTTTGTTTCAAAAGCATTATACTTTTGATACGGTTGATTCGAGAAAGTTGCGCAGAGTCATTTACGTACAATTGGTAAGCCCGTGAAAGCTCGGCATATAACAAGTTCATTGTATTTCGCGAGTCCTGGAATTGTAAGGATGTTCTCCAACGAAGGAAAGAAGCAATTTTGGGTTTGGCATAATCTAGCCACCAAGAACACCAAGAGCGATAGTTTGGTCGTTGCCTAACTAGATATTGCCACCTATTCTGAACTAGTCGTATTGTTTCCTCATCATCCAAAACATGTGTGTTCAAGCGCCAAAAACCACGCCCGATAAGAGGACCTGTTTTCGGGAGCACCATTCTCATGATAACAGCCTTATGGTCACTAAAACAGTTAACTGAGTGATTAATTGTGCGCAACCAATCAGTTGAGCCTCTTGAAAGTAGAAATCTGTCTAATCGTGAGCACGATCCAGCACGCAAGAAAGTGAAGTCGGTATCATTTCTCCTCAAACACCGCCACACGTCGACCAAATCCAGTGAAGTCATAAGCCTGGATGTCATGTTGCTTCGAGGTGTAGCACCTGTTGCGTCTTTTGGATTTACTATGGAGTTAAAATCGCCACCCATAATAATGGGGCCATTGCAACTCCTCAAGTAATACGCGCAAGACGTGTTGAAAAAATCTTCTCGAGCAGTTGTACTTTGAGCACCTGTAGGTGCGTAGATGTTGCACAGAGTGACATTGTTCTTTAGTTTTAATGTGATCAGCCTaccatccagagatttttgcaccgCACTGTACTCGACATTGGGTTTAACCGCAAAAGCAACGCCTATCTGACGCGAATCTATGTTACAAATCAGTTCGTATCCAGCAAGTTGAATTGAATCATTTTCAACTTCCTGAAGAAAAGCTATGTCTATGTCGTTCAACCGAAGAAATGAGCTCAATGCGTCTATCTTAGTTTGATTTGATATGTTGTTTATGTTAATGGTCGCTAAATTATAGCTTATCAAATCCATGTTTGCCATCAGGGACACTAATTTGCACTATACCTTAGCTCGCCTGGTCGAAACAGAGCAAATATCCTACTCGCGTTCTCTGTCTCTGAGTTCTTGCAATAAGCTGGATGACAGTGTATGTCACACTGACGTGCCGAGCCCACAATACCCGATTGTTTGTTTAACGATACGCTCACCTGAGTCttgacaaaaacaaaaatatcgttGTGTCTATTCATAGTGATCCACCGAAGTGTACCAATTGACGATACCAAAGAAAGCGTAGTTATGATGACGTTCAGGAGATGACGTTGGATGATACTGATTGTGCACGATGATGTTGGTGATGAGCACAGTGGGCCTGTGGGTGGTGAAAATTTCTTGACAGATACGGCAGTATCGGTGGGCGCTTCGACTAGGCATATACTATGCTTTTTACCTTCGCAAGCAGATTGGGCTCCAGCGATGACTTCGGATGGCTTGGAAGGAAGTGCGATTGCGATGAGTTGTCCCCGGTAACGTAATGTCCTTTTTGGTGGtttgaattctgttgagaatgACATCTGTTTCAGGGTGGCAGTATCGAGCGAGGCTTCGGCTAAACATATACTAAATGCTTTTACCTTTGGAGGAAAGCGTTGCTCCAGCGTTGGAATGGTGTTCGTTTGGAGAATCAATTGGATGTACGGCTGATAGAAGTTTTGGGCGATTTTTCCTAATAAAGGTGGCACAATCATTAGGCGGGCAGTATCGGACATTGCTTCGGCAGGGCATACACTGTTGTATATGCTTACCATAGAGAAAAGTTTGATGAACATTACTTGGAAAGTTGACGTTGCGTTTTGGAACTGCGTGGTGGTTGATGATTTTCGGGTTCAGATAGTTTGGGGGAAAGTGGACGTTTTCGACCTCCCTGCGGGTCGAATTCTGATTCGGTATCAGCGGTTTTCTTTGACGTTGAGGGCTTAGGAGAAATTGCTTGCTCAGGGGTGGAGTTTCCGGCAGCTTCTGATTTCGATTTGGGTTTTCGTTTTTCTTTCTGGACCTCCATCATGGGCGTTTCTTCGATTATTTCCTCGCTGATTATTGATCCATCACAAGATTCGCTGTCATCCATCAGTTCAACAACATGTTCGCTCTCGTTTGCAGAATCGTCAGCGACACCGCTGACAATTTGCGCTAAGGTTGGAAACTCATCAGCATTTGTGGTAGCTTCTTTCCGGGCAGCCGAACAGGATTTTCCGATATGGATCTTTTGAGCGCAATGCCTGCATGTTTTTGTCTGATTGCTGTACAGGACGTACGACAGCTCACCGGCCACGGGAACGTATG contains:
- the LOC134284224 gene encoding uncharacterized protein LOC134284224, which encodes MSGFRKNSFVIDLSVMPVRPKLSVVQDFVFSKMTLDMNLVKNLQTSISKSQVIIEVDSAASAEQIIAQHNLKHSLEHDNQMYPIPVHSVDNAIEVKVYDLPPHMPNNLIASHFSHFGKIISVRNDVWKDYFPGVPNGVRIIRMEVLKPIPSYVPVAGELSYVLYSNQTKTCRHCAQKIHIGKSCSAARKEATTNADEFPTLAQIVSGVADDSANESEHVVELMDDSESCDGSIISEEIIEETPMMEVQKEKRKPKSKSEAAGNSTPEQAISPKPSTSKKTADTESEFDPQGGRKRPLSPKLSEPENHQPPRSSKTQRQLSK